A window of the Gossypium hirsutum isolate 1008001.06 chromosome A05, Gossypium_hirsutum_v2.1, whole genome shotgun sequence genome harbors these coding sequences:
- the LOC107957800 gene encoding transport inhibitor response 1-like protein: MSEDDERQQYPPPDLEFASNKARNCNSTGSGSGHPEFQSTYPDQVLENVLENVLHFLTSRRDRNAASLVCKSWYRVEALTRSELFIGNCYAVSPGRATARFTRVKALHLKGKPRFADFNLMPPDWGAHFNPWALAMAKAYPWLEKVHLKRMSVTDDDLATLAELFLGFKELVLVCCDGFGTSGLGIFVNKCRQLKVLDLIESEVSDDETDWISCFPEGESNLESLIFDCVECHINFEALERLVARSPSLKKFKLNRYVSIGQLYRLMVRAPQLTHLGTGSFSPSDIVGQGDQEPDYVAAFAACRSLVCLSGFREIIPDYLPAIYPVCANLTSLNFSYANITAEQLKPIISKCHKLQTFWVLDSICDEGLQAVAATCKDLRELRVFPVDPREDSDGPVSEVGLQAISEGCRKLQSILYFCQRMTNAAVIAMSKNCPDLVVFRLCIMGRHRADPVTGEPMDDGFGAIVMNCKKLTRLAVSGLLTDKAFGYIGRHGKLVRTLSVAFAGDSDMALKYVLEGCPQLQKLEIRDSPFGDAALRSGLHHYYNMRFLWMSSCRLTRHGCQEIARAMPRLVVEVIRSADEEEMDDVVGTLYMYRSLEGPRTDAPKFVTIL; encoded by the exons ATGTCTGAGGACGACGAGAGGCAGCAATATCCGCCGCCGGATCTTGAGTTCGCTTCCAACAAGGCGCGGAACTGTAACTCCACGGGATCTGGCTCGGGTCACCCGGAGTTCCAGTCGACGTACCCGGACCAGGTTCTGGAGAACGTGTTGGAGAACGTGCTCCACTTCCTGACCTCGAGGCGGGACCGGAACGCTGCTTCATTGGTTTGCAAGTCATGGTATCGGGTCGAGGCACTGACTCGATCCGAGCTGTTCATCGGGAACTGCTACGCGGTTTCGCCGGGTCGGGCCACGGCCAGGTTCACCCGGGTGAAGGCTCTTCACCTGAAAGGAAAACCCAGGTTCGCGGACTTTAACCTGATGCCGCCCGATTGGGGAGCGCACTTCAATCCCTGGGCGCTGGCGATGGCCAAGGCTTACCCTTGGCTGGAAAAAGTTCATCTAAAGCGCATGTCCGTCACGGACGATGATCTGGCAACACTTGCCGAGttgtttttagggtttaaggaacttGTTCTCGTTTGCTGCGATGGGTTTGGAACTAGTGGCCTTGGTATTTTCGTTAACAAGTGCAG ACAGCTTAAGGTGCTTGATCTGATTGAATCCGAGGTTTCAGATGATGAGACGGATTGGATTTCTTGTTTTCCCGAGGGTGAATCAAATCTCGAGTCCTTGATATTTGATTGTGTGGAATGCCATATAAATTTCGAGGCGTTGGAAAGGCTGGTGGCTAGGTCTCCTTCACTTAAGAAGTTTAAATTAAATCGTTATGTTTCAATTGGGCAGTTATATCGCCTGATGGTTCGAGCACCACAGCTCACACACCTTGGGACAGGGTCCTTTAGCCCATCGGATATTGTAGGGCAAGGTGATCAGGAACCAGATTATGTAGCCGCTTTTGCTGCCTGCAGATCCTTAGTTTGTCTCTCTGGGTTTAGGGAAATAATTCCAGATTATCTGCCTGCAATATACCCTGTTTGCGCAAATCTGACATCTCTGAATTTCAGCTATGCTAACATTACTGCCGAACAGCTTAAGCCAATTATAAGCAAGTGCCACAAGCTCCAGACTTTCTGG gttcttgattcaatttgTGATGAAGGACTCCAAGCAGTCGCTGCAACATGCAAGGACTTACGCGAGCTTCGTGTTTTCCCTGTTGATCCTCGGGAGGATAGTGATGGCCCAGTTTCTGAAGTGGGACTCCAAGCTATATCTGAGGGTTGTCGGAAATTGCAATCTATTCTGTACTTTTGCCAGCGGATGACTAATGCAGCCGTCATAGCAATGTCCAAGAACTGTCCAGATCTTGTTGTTTTTCGGCTATGCATAATGGGGCGCCACAGGGCTGATCCTGTGACCGGTGAACCCATGGATGATGGGTTTGGAGCCATAGTTATGAATTGTAAGAAGCTCACTCGCCTTGCCGTATCTGGTTTACTGACAGACAAAGCTTTTGGCTACATTGGTCGACATGGGAAATTGGTACGCACCTTGTCAGTGGCTTTTGCTGGAGATAGTGACATGGCGCTGAAATATGTGCTCGAGGGCTGCCCACAGTTGCAGAAGCTTGAGATTAGAGATAGCCCATTTGGGGATGCAGCTCTGCGTTCTGGTTTGCATCACTACTACAACATGAGGTTCCTTTGGATGTCGTCATGCAGGCTAACGCGCCATGGTTGCCAGGAGATTGCTCGTGCTATGCCTCGCCTGGTAGTTGAAGTGATTAGGTCTGCTGATGAGGAGGAGATGGATGATGTTGTTGGAACATTATACATGTATCGGTCTCTTGAAGGACCAAGAACTGATGCACCAAAATTCGTCACCATCTTGTAG